ACGTCGGGTGAATCGGCGACCAATTACGCCACGAGGTCCGTGGCCAACACCTCGACGGGATGGGGTGGATCGTCACTGGCAGTCTCACCTTCGCCGATCTGGTGGCGGCAAGACGCACCAGGGGCGATGACGCGCTCGCCCGGACTCGACTCGATCTGATCGAACAAGATCTGCCCGACGGCCTGGCTCAACGAGTAATGTTCGGCCTCGTAGCCGAAGGAACCAGCCATCCCACAACAGCCGCTGTCGAGATGATCGACTGCAAACCCGACGCGCGACAGCACCGACGACGTGTGATGGTCTTTCTTGACGGCCTTCTGCTGGCAGTGTCCGTGGTAGGTCAACGTCTCGCCGGTCGGCTCGACGTCGAGTTGCTCGACCAGCCCGTGCGTCTCCAGATACTCGAAGACGCCGTAGGCGTTCTCGGCGAGCGTTTCGACGTCCGAACCCGAGAGGAGATCCAGATAATCGAGCTGGAACATCACCGCGACGGAGGGTTCGACGCTCACCACGTCCCAGCCCTCGGCGACCCGGGGCGCGAGCGTATCGACGTTCTCGCGGGCGTGCTCGCGGGCCATATCGAGAAAGCCCTTCGAGTGGGCTGCCCGGCCGCTGTCTTCGACCGCGGCGGGGACCTCGACGTGGACCCCGGCAGCTTCGAGCACTTCCACGGCAGCTTTGCCGGCCTGGGGCCGGTTGTAATTCGAGAACGTATCGGGAAACAGCAACACCTTGTGCTTGGCCTCCTCGATGGGGACCTGCGGTCCGCGGTCGGCAAACCAGTCGACGAACGTCTCCCGGTAAAACGTCGGGAAACTCCGTTCGCGAGCGATCCCGAGAAGTTTCTCCTGGAGGAAGCTCGCTCCGGGCACCGACTGTGCCCAGTTCGAAACCGGCGCGAGTGCACTCCCGAGTGGGAACAGTCGATCGACGTTGGCAAACAGCTTGTCCCGGAGGCTGGAGCCGTGTTCCTGGTGGTGCTGGTGGACGACTTCGGCTTTGAGCTTGGCCATGTCGACCTCGCTGGGGCAGTCTTTGGCACAACCTTTACAGCCGATACACAGATCGAGCACCTCCGTGACGAACTCCTCGTCGGTCACGTCGTCGGGCAGGTCGCCACTCATGGCCTGGCGGAGCATGTTCGCTCGACCCCGAGTCGAGGTGATCTCTTCCTCGCTTGCCCGGAAGGTGGGACACATCACGCCGCCGGTCGTATCCTGGGGACCGCGACACCCACCACAGCCGTGACAGAGTTCGACCATACCCTGCATCCCGTTGTCGTTGTCCCAGTTGAGGGTCGGCTCGAACCCGAGCTCGAAGTCGTAGTCGGGGCTGAACCGGAGGTGCTCGGTCATGTCGTGGTCGCCACAGATGTTGCCCGGATTGAGCAACCAGTCGGGATCGAACGCGGTCTTCAGTTCCTCGAAGGTCTCCCAGAGATCATCGCCGTACAGTTTGCGGTTGAACTGCGAGCGAGCCCGCCCGTCACCGTGTTCGCCAGAGACGCTACCGCCGTACTCGACGACCAGATCGGTCGCCCCTTCAGCGATAGCCTCGAACTGCTCCATGCCCTCCGTGGTCTTGGTGTTGACCAAGGGCCGGATGTGCAGACAGCCCGGGCCGGCGTGGGCGTAGAAGGCTGCAAAGGTCCCGACGTCTTCGAGCAACTCCTGGAAGTCCGCGACGTATTCGGGGAGATTCTCCGGCGGGACGGCCGTGTCCTCGATGAAGCTGATGTGTTTGGCGTCGGTCGTCCGGCCCAGCAAGATTGGGTTGCCGCTCTTGCGGAGTTTCCAGAAGCGCTTGCGCTCGTCGTCGGCGTGGGCCTCCTGAGCGTCGAAGGCGTAGTGGGGATCGTCGGTGATCTCTGTGGCCCCGTCGCTGGGTTGCAGTTCGCTTTCGCCATCGGGCACACGGTCGGCGATCAGATCGGCGACTTTCTGGCGGCCCTCCTGGTCGGTCTCGGCGTAGAATTCGACGAGCAACATCGCCCCCGTCCCCTCGGGAACCATCTCCGCGACGAGCGGGCCGAAATCCTCGGTTTGCCCCGCAAGCTCCAGCAGTGTCTCGTCGAGCACTTCAAGCGCCGATGGATCGTGTTCGAGGATGACGGCGACGTCTTCCATCGCGGCGACGAGATCCTCGTAGGCCAGCAATGCGATGGACTTCGTTTCGGGGACCGGCTCCAGGGAGACCTCGGCCTCGGTGATGACGGCGAGGGTACCCTCGCTCCCGGCCAACAGGCGCGCGAGGTTGACCGTGCCCTCCGCGGCCTCCTCGATCAGCCGATCCAGGTTGTATCCCGAAACGTTGCGTTTCAGGTCCGGGAACCGCTCGTCGACGGTGTCGGCCTCCTCCTCGAGAATCCGATCGACCTCCGCGTAGATCCGCGATTCGAGGTCGCCGTCCGGATCGGCTCGATCCTGTAGTTCCTCCAGCGTGACCTCGCCAAATTCCGTGACCGTCCCATCCGCGAGGACGACTTCAACCGAGTCGACGTAGGCGTCGGTCTTGCCGTACTTCAGCGAGTGTGAGCCGGTAGAGTTGTTGCCGATTGCGCCGGCGACGGCGCTTTTGTCGCCGTAGGCCGGGTCGGGCGCGAATTTGAGATCGTGTTCGGCGAACTCCTTGTTCATGTCGCCGATGTACGTCCCGGCTTGGACCCGAGCCCGAGCGTTCTCGGGGTCCGTCTCCAGCACCGAGTCCATGTAGCGAGTGAAATCCAGGACCACGGCCTCGTTGACAGTCTGGCCGGCCAGACTCGTACCCCCACCCCGTGGCAGGACCGGAATCTCCCGTTGGGCACAGTATTCGACGACACTGGCCACGTCGGCCGTCGATGTCGGGAAGACGACGCCGATGGGCAACACCTCGTAGGCGCTTGCGTCGGTCGCGTACAGTTCCCGTGAATACTCATCGAAGCGGACGTCCCCGTCGATCCGCTCGCGAAGATCCGCGACGAGCCCCGGCCGCTGTACCTCCTCGCTCGTATAGTCATAATCCGCGCGGACGTCCGTAGCCGGATCCGTGTGCTCGGGTACCCCCGGTCCGACCTGGTTACTCGTTCCCATGGGAGTAGGCTACGACCCAACCGAGATATATGTCACGCTCTCGGCGCGGCGGGTGTCACTGACCGAACAGGGAACGGTGGCCGCGGCCGTTGCCGTCTATCCAGCAGAGGGAGCCTCCTCGCTAGCGGACTCCTCGCCACTGGACTCTTCGATGACGGCCTCTTTCCACGTCCCACGAGTAAACCACAACACGGCGACGATCCCACCGATGACGTCACCGGCCGCGAAGCCGATCCAGATACCCAGTTCGCCGAGCATCCCTGGATCGACCGCGAGCAGGTACACGAGCGGGACACGACCGAGCCACAGCGCGACGATCGAGAGGACCATCGCGATTCGGGTGTTGCCCGCACCGCGGAACGCCCCCAGAATGACCTGAAACAGGCCCATAAAGCCAAACTCGAAGGCCCTGACTTGCAGGTACGTCGCCGCGAACGCGAGCGTAACTGCCGCTTTTTCAGTCCCGGTCCCGAGGAACACGCCGACGATCTGCTCGGGGAAGATGAAAGCCACCACGGCCGCGACCAACAGCACGCCGACAGCGACTTTCGAGGCGAGCCAGGTGGCCCGTTCGGCCCGCTCGGGCTTGCCGGCCCCGAGGTTCTGGCCGACCATGGTGTTGGTCGCCCGACCCAGCCCCATCGACGGCAGGAACACGATCGTCCCGATGCGATTCGTGAGGCCGTAGGCGGCCACGACCGCGGGCGAGAACATCGAAACCATCGCCGTCATCGTGATCTGTCCCAGCGCTGCGGCCGATTGCTCGGCCGTCGTCGGCAAGCCCAGGTCGACGATATCCCGGATGACACGCAGATCCGGCCACAGGTGGCGGATCTCGACAGCCGGGCCGTACCCGCCAAAGAACAGCAGCGCGATCCCGACGACGGCTGCCAGCCCGCGCGAGGAGACCGTCGCGATGGCTGCACCCTCGATGCCGAGGCCGCCAAAGGCCGTCAGGTCGGCCAGCGTCGCACCGATCGCGTCGAGACCGGGCGGGTAGAACAGTGGGTTGTCGGCGAACCCGAAGATGAGGATGGGATCGATAACGAGGTTCAGTGCGACGCTGCCGGCCATGACGTACATCGGCGTCTTCGTGTCGCCGTACCCACGCATCACCGTCGAGAACACGAAGAAGGTAAACAGGAACGGCAACCCGAGGTAGAACACTTCCATGTAGTCGTTGGCCATCGGGATGATCCGCTCGGTCGTCGCCGCCCCGGACGGCAGCAAGGCGAGCAACTGGTCGGACAACAAAAAGCCCGTGATGCCCAGAATCGCGGCCATACTGATGACGAAGGTCAACTGGTTGCCCGTCACTTTGCCGGCCGAGCCATCGCTGTCAGCACCGGTGTACTGGGCAACGAGGATCGCGCCGGCGGAGTTGAACCCGCCAGCGATCGAAATAAAGAGAAAAATGAGGGGCCAGGCGATGCTCAGCGCACCGACGGCGTCGGTCGAGTAGTGGCCCAGCCAGATCGTATCTGTCACGTTGTAGGCGACGTTCAGCAGTTGAAAGACCACCAGCGGCCAGGCGATAGAGAGCATCGGGCGGATAAGCGTCCCCTCGGTGATATCGCTCTGGGACTCAGACTTCTCCACGAAGAAATAGTTCACCCGCTGTGGTTTAATACTCTTCGGATCGTTGCCGTCCGGGTGTTCGCCGGTCGTCGGTCCCCCCCGCAAACAGTCACTGGCCGTGGAATCCTCTCCGCAAACAGCCAGTCGGTATCCTCCGGGAGGTTGACAAAGTGCGTTCGAACGAGGTCAAAAGCGATTCCGCAACCAGCTAGACGGTGTGTGCCTTCGACCGTATTCGTCTCCAATCGTGGTCGCCCCTGTCTCAGATGTCGTTCTCGAAGTAGTCACGAGTGGGCCAGGTGTCGACGTTGCGAGTGGCTCGGAGGAGGGTTCGCTGGGCGGCCACGTTGAACTGTTCGAACAGCTGGTCCGGTGACCGTCCGTTGAACAGGGCGAGGAGGGTTCGTGAGTTGGTCCGGTCGTGTGCGAGGAAGGCGTAACTGCCGGGCAGCGATCCGTTATGCCAGAGCAGCGTCCCGTCCCCACTGCGATCGACGAACCAGCCCAGGCCGTAGTACTGATCGGCACCGTCCCAGTGGCTCACGTCCGGGCGAGCGAACATTTGCTCCCTGGTTTCGACGTCGAGTACGTCCGGGACACCACCCAGCCCATCGATGCCACGGACGAACCGCAACAGGTCCGGGGCCGATCCGACCCACCCGCCGTCGGCGTCCAGGGCTTCTCCCAGGACTCCGGCGCCGTAGGGACGCGGAACCTCCCCTTCACCGGGGAACGGGGACTCGACCGTGGCGTGACTCAGATAGCTGACCTCCTCTGCGCGGAGGTTCGTCTTTCGGGTCGCACCGATGGCGACATCCCCCGCGCCGAGCGGTTCCAGAATGGTCTCCCGGACGTGACGCTCGTAGTCCTCGCCGGTGACACCCTCGATAACACGGCCAAGGACGCAGTAGCCCAAATTAGCGTACTGGAATTGGGTGCCGGGATCGTAGCCGAGGTCCCGGTCGAGCGCGAATTCGATCGTCGTTTCGGCGCTGGCTGGCGGCGTTGTCCCTTGGGCTTTGGCCACCTTGGTCGGCGCGAATACCGGATCGAACCCGATCGTCCCGCGGTCCCAGCCAGCCGTATGGGCGAGAAGTTGGCGGACCGTGATCTCCTCGACACGGGGATCGGCCGGTCCCTCGGCCGGGAGCAGGTCCGAACGGATCTCGAAGGCCCGATCGTCGAGCGACAGTGTCCCCTTCTCGACGAGATCAAGGGTTGCGACGGCGGTGATCGGCTTCGAGAGGCTGCCGATGCGGAATGGGGCCGCCGGGCGGACGGGTTCGTCGCTGTCCGGGCCGACGGTTCCGTATCCGCGCGTGAACACGAGTTGTTCCCGCTCCATCACCGCTACCGTCGCGCCCGGAATTCCCCATTCCGCCAGCAACGGCGGAAGTGCCTCGTCGAAGGTCTCGACGCCGCCCGGCTGACCGGTCTTCGGGATCGTTTCGGCCCGGGCTGTCGTCTCGGTCCCACTGTGCGTCGGCGTCGCTGTAGTGGTCCCCATCGGTGCGGTCGTGTCGCTGGGTCCGCTGTTGGTCGGTGACGTCGTCGCGTCCGAACAGCCGGCGAGTCCGGCGATTGCCGTCCCGAGGCTCACGAGCACCGATCGTCTGGAGGGCTTTCCCATACGTACACCGTGACCCCAAGATGCGCTTCAAGGTTTGGAACGCGGAAAAATGGCTCCGTTGGCTATTGACACCTGTCGGCGAGTCATCGTGGACATGGAGAGCAAAGACGCCTCGGGCGAGTGGACAGCGATCGGGCCAGGACATGTGGCGTCGACCCTCCGCTCACAGCGACCAGCATCGCCGAGGATTTGCCACTGGACAGCGCGCCGACGGCGTCGGCCAAGTACTGGCCCAGCCAGATCGCATCTGTCACGCGATAGGCGCCGTGCAGCAGGCGAAAGACCACCAACGGGCCACACAATAGTGAATACTGGACAGGTGAGCGTGTCCTCGGCGATATCGCGTTGGGACTTGGACGTATCTACGAAAGATGATTTTTCGCCTGATTTCACTCCTCTTCGGATCGACTCCCGACGGCCGGCTTCAGTCTCGCTCGTACCCCCGTCGGGCGGGATTGCACGGGCGGATCTGACTCCGGTGCCTGGCTGACCGCCACGTTGATTACGGTTTCGGCCGGACGTGTGGGCATGGCACGACACTTGGTTGTCGTCATGGACGGCAACGAGCGAGAGATCGAGCTGCTGGAGACGGCGACGGCGTTCAGTGACTGTCGTGGAGCGGAGTTGCTGGTGTTGCGTACCGCTTCCCCGGCAGACTACGATCAGATGGCAGAGACCATGGAGACGATCGGTGAGGTCGAACAACGGAGTTACTCCGACGACGAACTCCGGGAGGGGCTGAAAAGCGATGCCAGGAAGGCAGCCGAGGAAGCCACCGACGGAACTGACGTGACTGCCGAGGTGCGCCTGGCTATCGTCGACGACGACGAGCGTGCCGAGACGATCCTCTCGACAGCCAGAGACAACGACTGTGAACACGTATTCCTCGTCGGGCAGCGACGCTCACCGACCGGCAAAGCGTTGTTCGGCGACGTCACCCAGGAGGTTATCCTGAACTTCGACGGAGAGATTACGCTCTCGATGGAGTGATCGGCTCCTGAACGCCACGTCAGCGACCGTCGCCGTCGAGCCCAGGTGGGCAGCCACAGAGAACCCCTTCGAGATTGCCCCTTCTGTAAGTTCTTTTTGTCAGGCCATCGATTCGTCGGCCATGGCAACGAGTGTGTCATCCCTCTCGGCGTGTCCGGCATGTGGCAGCGGCGACCGCGAACGAGTCAGCACCGATCAGGTCCCGGGCGGCATCGACTGGCGCTATTTCGCCTGTGAGGCGTGTGGCCACGAGTGGCGAGCCTGACGGGATCTGGGCTCGATATCACCGACACACTCGCCGATCACGGGAGTTTTGCCTCCGGTCGCCGTTGCCCTGTGTATGACCGACAGCCACGGGCCAGGGCGGCGCCCGGGAGGGATCGTCGCCCGATATACGTCCGCCGACCTGCCACAACGGGGTGACGCCCCACGCTACGTCGCGCCGTTGCCCGCGTGGCTCGAAGACGTTGGTTTGGGACTTGCCTGGCCGATCGCCATCGTCAATCTCGTTGGCACTGTCTTTGGGGTCTGGTACTACGCCGGTCGACCACTGGACGTCACCCCGCCGCTGATCGAAGGGCAACTCGGCGCGGCGCCACTTGCAGCTTGGCCGCTGATCCCCGACAGCCCCGTGGCGACGCTGTTGATCGGGCTCTCGTTGATCGCCTGGCGACTCGATCTCGACGTCGATTGGCTGCACGTGCTGGCCTTTTTTGGCTGTATCAAGCTCGGATTCTGGACCCCGTTTGTCCAGCTATTTCTCAACGGCCCTGAGGGGATCGCTACCTGGCTGTACGTCTTCCTGATCGGCAGTCACCTGGCGATGGCTCTCGAAGCGTTCGTCATCCACCGCTACGCTACCTTCAGCTTGCCCGCGATCGGCCTCGCCGTCGGCTGGTACGGGCTGAACGATCTCGTCGACTACTTCTGGCCGGTACTGGACGGGCCACATCACACCTGGCTGCGGGCCGAACCCTACGTCAATGGCGCCTTCGACCACACTGTCGCCGCCCACCACCTCGCCGCTATCGGGGCGGTTGGATTGACCGTCCTCGCGACGGTGCTTGCGCTCTTGACCCACCGTATCAAACAACGGGAGTGAACGCCCAGAAACGAGTCGTGGTCAGTGCCCGGCGCGATACTCGCCGTGTTTGACGCCCAGCAACAGCGTCACCAGGCCAAAGACAGCCAGCCCGCCCGAGACCATCGCGACAGTGCTCGTTTGCATGGG
The sequence above is drawn from the Halorhabdus sp. CBA1104 genome and encodes:
- a CDS encoding DUF1405 domain-containing protein; protein product: MTDSHGPGRRPGGIVARYTSADLPQRGDAPRYVAPLPAWLEDVGLGLAWPIAIVNLVGTVFGVWYYAGRPLDVTPPLIEGQLGAAPLAAWPLIPDSPVATLLIGLSLIAWRLDLDVDWLHVLAFFGCIKLGFWTPFVQLFLNGPEGIATWLYVFLIGSHLAMALEAFVIHRYATFSLPAIGLAVGWYGLNDLVDYFWPVLDGPHHTWLRAEPYVNGAFDHTVAAHHLAAIGAVGLTVLATVLALLTHRIKQRE
- a CDS encoding FAD-binding and (Fe-S)-binding domain-containing protein; the protein is MGTSNQVGPGVPEHTDPATDVRADYDYTSEEVQRPGLVADLRERIDGDVRFDEYSRELYATDASAYEVLPIGVVFPTSTADVASVVEYCAQREIPVLPRGGGTSLAGQTVNEAVVLDFTRYMDSVLETDPENARARVQAGTYIGDMNKEFAEHDLKFAPDPAYGDKSAVAGAIGNNSTGSHSLKYGKTDAYVDSVEVVLADGTVTEFGEVTLEELQDRADPDGDLESRIYAEVDRILEEEADTVDERFPDLKRNVSGYNLDRLIEEAAEGTVNLARLLAGSEGTLAVITEAEVSLEPVPETKSIALLAYEDLVAAMEDVAVILEHDPSALEVLDETLLELAGQTEDFGPLVAEMVPEGTGAMLLVEFYAETDQEGRQKVADLIADRVPDGESELQPSDGATEITDDPHYAFDAQEAHADDERKRFWKLRKSGNPILLGRTTDAKHISFIEDTAVPPENLPEYVADFQELLEDVGTFAAFYAHAGPGCLHIRPLVNTKTTEGMEQFEAIAEGATDLVVEYGGSVSGEHGDGRARSQFNRKLYGDDLWETFEELKTAFDPDWLLNPGNICGDHDMTEHLRFSPDYDFELGFEPTLNWDNDNGMQGMVELCHGCGGCRGPQDTTGGVMCPTFRASEEEITSTRGRANMLRQAMSGDLPDDVTDEEFVTEVLDLCIGCKGCAKDCPSEVDMAKLKAEVVHQHHQEHGSSLRDKLFANVDRLFPLGSALAPVSNWAQSVPGASFLQEKLLGIARERSFPTFYRETFVDWFADRGPQVPIEEAKHKVLLFPDTFSNYNRPQAGKAAVEVLEAAGVHVEVPAAVEDSGRAAHSKGFLDMAREHARENVDTLAPRVAEGWDVVSVEPSVAVMFQLDYLDLLSGSDVETLAENAYGVFEYLETHGLVEQLDVEPTGETLTYHGHCQQKAVKKDHHTSSVLSRVGFAVDHLDSGCCGMAGSFGYEAEHYSLSQAVGQILFDQIESSPGERVIAPGASCRHQIGEGETASDDPPHPVEVLATDLVA
- a CDS encoding universal stress protein, producing the protein MARHLVVVMDGNEREIELLETATAFSDCRGAELLVLRTASPADYDQMAETMETIGEVEQRSYSDDELREGLKSDARKAAEEATDGTDVTAEVRLAIVDDDERAETILSTARDNDCEHVFLVGQRRSPTGKALFGDVTQEVILNFDGEITLSME
- a CDS encoding MATE family efflux transporter — protein: MLSIAWPLVVFQLLNVAYNVTDTIWLGHYSTDAVGALSIAWPLIFLFISIAGGFNSAGAILVAQYTGADSDGSAGKVTGNQLTFVISMAAILGITGFLLSDQLLALLPSGAATTERIIPMANDYMEVFYLGLPFLFTFFVFSTVMRGYGDTKTPMYVMAGSVALNLVIDPILIFGFADNPLFYPPGLDAIGATLADLTAFGGLGIEGAAIATVSSRGLAAVVGIALLFFGGYGPAVEIRHLWPDLRVIRDIVDLGLPTTAEQSAAALGQITMTAMVSMFSPAVVAAYGLTNRIGTIVFLPSMGLGRATNTMVGQNLGAGKPERAERATWLASKVAVGVLLVAAVVAFIFPEQIVGVFLGTGTEKAAVTLAFAATYLQVRAFEFGFMGLFQVILGAFRGAGNTRIAMVLSIVALWLGRVPLVYLLAVDPGMLGELGIWIGFAAGDVIGGIVAVLWFTRGTWKEAVIEESSGEESASEEAPSAG
- a CDS encoding serine hydrolase; amino-acid sequence: MGKPSRRSVLVSLGTAIAGLAGCSDATTSPTNSGPSDTTAPMGTTTATPTHSGTETTARAETIPKTGQPGGVETFDEALPPLLAEWGIPGATVAVMEREQLVFTRGYGTVGPDSDEPVRPAAPFRIGSLSKPITAVATLDLVEKGTLSLDDRAFEIRSDLLPAEGPADPRVEEITVRQLLAHTAGWDRGTIGFDPVFAPTKVAKAQGTTPPASAETTIEFALDRDLGYDPGTQFQYANLGYCVLGRVIEGVTGEDYERHVRETILEPLGAGDVAIGATRKTNLRAEEVSYLSHATVESPFPGEGEVPRPYGAGVLGEALDADGGWVGSAPDLLRFVRGIDGLGGVPDVLDVETREQMFARPDVSHWDGADQYYGLGWFVDRSGDGTLLWHNGSLPGSYAFLAHDRTNSRTLLALFNGRSPDQLFEQFNVAAQRTLLRATRNVDTWPTRDYFENDI